A section of the Epinephelus moara isolate mb chromosome 3, YSFRI_EMoa_1.0, whole genome shotgun sequence genome encodes:
- the elmod1 gene encoding ELMO domain-containing protein 1 isoform X2: MKDFLRVVTQFFVFLYCKCLWRGLKFVARKFTGRCELQRICYNNKHGARRTLKIESSLRYSKTELLQSALSVHPDKVEKTIEDIMALKKINPDTNPQLGISLQASLLQIVGYRSLVAEVEKLRREPYDCENPEHEDLLMKLWKELRPDTPLTGRISKQWCEIGFQGSDPKTDFRGMGLLGLHNLLYFAEHDKATALQMLHDSLQPKHNEINKPEWEQKNLDKAIGYSFAIVGINITDLAYSLLVSGALKTHLYNVAPEMPSLLHFQQTFCYLMQEFHRFWIEEDPSDIMEFNRVRSKFHRRILRQLKNPDMALCPHFSASDLHLVNL, encoded by the exons AGTGGTGACCCAGTTCTTTGTGTTCCTCTACTGTAAATGTCTGTGGCGGGGCCTGAAGTTTGTCGCCAGGAAGTTTACGGGGCGCTGCGAGCTGCAGAGAATCTGCTACAACAACAAGCATGGAGCCCGCAGGACCCTCAAGATAG AATCATCTCTGAGGTACTCCAAGACTGAG CTGCTGCAGTCTGCCCTCAGCGTCCATCCTGATAAAGTGGAGAAAACCATTGAGGACATCATGGCCTTGAAGAAGATTAACCCTGACACCAACCCACA GCTGGGCATCTCTCTCCAGGCCAGCCTGCTGCAGATTGTGGGCTACAGGAGCCTGGTGGCTGAGGTGGAGAAGCTGCGCAGGGAGCCTTATGATTGTGAAAACCCTGAGCACGAGGACCTGCTGATGAAG ctgtGGAAGGAGCTGCGTCCTGACACACCTCTCACCGGACGCATCTCCAAACAGTGGTGTGAAATTGGTTTCCAAGGCAGCGATCCCAAGACTGATTTCAGAGGCATGGGCCTGCTGGGCCTGCACAACCTGCT GTATTTTGCAGAACACGACAAGGCCACTGCTCTGCAGATGCTCCACGACTCTCTGCAACCAAAGCACAA TGAGATAAACAAGCCTGAATGGGAACAGAAGAATCTAGACAAAGCTATCGG CTACTCTTTTGCCATTGTGGGCATCAACATCACAGACCTGGCCTACTCTCTGCTGGTGAGTGGAGCTCTGAAGACCCACCTGTACAACGTGGCTCCAGAGATGCCGAGCCTGCTGCACTTTCAGCAGACCTTCT GTTACCTGATGCAGGAGTTCCACCGTTTCTGGATCGAGGAGGATCCGAGCGACATCATGGAGTTCAACCGGGTCCGCTCCAAGTTCCACCGGAGGATCCTGCGACAGCTGAAGAACCCAGACATGGCTCTGTGCCCCCACTTCTCCGCCTCCGACCTCCACCTGGTCAACCTCTAA
- the elmod1 gene encoding ELMO domain-containing protein 1 isoform X1 translates to MKDFLRVVTQFFVFLYCKCLWRGLKFVARKFTGRCELQRICYNNKHGARRTLKIESSLRYSKTELLQSALSVHPDKVEKTIEDIMALKKINPDTNPQLGISLQASLLQIVGYRSLVAEVEKLRREPYDCENPEHEDLLMKLWKELRPDTPLTGRISKQWCEIGFQGSDPKTDFRGMGLLGLHNLLYFAEHDKATALQMLHDSLQPKHKSTHRKPSEINKPEWEQKNLDKAIGYSFAIVGINITDLAYSLLVSGALKTHLYNVAPEMPSLLHFQQTFCYLMQEFHRFWIEEDPSDIMEFNRVRSKFHRRILRQLKNPDMALCPHFSASDLHLVNL, encoded by the exons AGTGGTGACCCAGTTCTTTGTGTTCCTCTACTGTAAATGTCTGTGGCGGGGCCTGAAGTTTGTCGCCAGGAAGTTTACGGGGCGCTGCGAGCTGCAGAGAATCTGCTACAACAACAAGCATGGAGCCCGCAGGACCCTCAAGATAG AATCATCTCTGAGGTACTCCAAGACTGAG CTGCTGCAGTCTGCCCTCAGCGTCCATCCTGATAAAGTGGAGAAAACCATTGAGGACATCATGGCCTTGAAGAAGATTAACCCTGACACCAACCCACA GCTGGGCATCTCTCTCCAGGCCAGCCTGCTGCAGATTGTGGGCTACAGGAGCCTGGTGGCTGAGGTGGAGAAGCTGCGCAGGGAGCCTTATGATTGTGAAAACCCTGAGCACGAGGACCTGCTGATGAAG ctgtGGAAGGAGCTGCGTCCTGACACACCTCTCACCGGACGCATCTCCAAACAGTGGTGTGAAATTGGTTTCCAAGGCAGCGATCCCAAGACTGATTTCAGAGGCATGGGCCTGCTGGGCCTGCACAACCTGCT GTATTTTGCAGAACACGACAAGGCCACTGCTCTGCAGATGCTCCACGACTCTCTGCAACCAAAGCACAA GAGCACACACAGAAAGCCAAG TGAGATAAACAAGCCTGAATGGGAACAGAAGAATCTAGACAAAGCTATCGG CTACTCTTTTGCCATTGTGGGCATCAACATCACAGACCTGGCCTACTCTCTGCTGGTGAGTGGAGCTCTGAAGACCCACCTGTACAACGTGGCTCCAGAGATGCCGAGCCTGCTGCACTTTCAGCAGACCTTCT GTTACCTGATGCAGGAGTTCCACCGTTTCTGGATCGAGGAGGATCCGAGCGACATCATGGAGTTCAACCGGGTCCGCTCCAAGTTCCACCGGAGGATCCTGCGACAGCTGAAGAACCCAGACATGGCTCTGTGCCCCCACTTCTCCGCCTCCGACCTCCACCTGGTCAACCTCTAA